A window of the Brachyhypopomus gauderio isolate BG-103 chromosome 14, BGAUD_0.2, whole genome shotgun sequence genome harbors these coding sequences:
- the LOC143474711 gene encoding NACHT, LRR and PYD domains-containing protein 3-like isoform X1, with translation MGNSSPVQTNITAQTGGNICAPQIQRSQFQGPVTMNFTNGVQEKSSSSTIPVQTGGSSRTPALSKGILYEKSRLQKCKLKKKYNEINEGISDHGSSTFLNEIFTELYITEGGSGDINNEHEVRQIETASRRPATQETPIKCNDLFKDKHIRTVLTKGVAGIGKTVSVQKFILDWAEGRANQDVLFIFPLPFRELNLMKEKKFSLMDLIHDVFPETKQIKLIDCDAYKIIFIFDGLDEYRLPLDFHNNESLWDVTKSTSVDVLLTNLIKGNLLPSALLWITSRPAAANQIPPECVDQVTEVRGFSDPQKEEYFRKRVSDQILANKIISHMKSSRSLYIMCHIPVFCWIAATVLERMLGEAESGEIPKTLTQMFTHFLIFHIKYKNRRYHGTTDPDPHQTRKSVLALGKLAFQQLEKGNLIFYEEDLRECGIDGKEVSIYSGVCTQIFRKEFVLLLGKVFSFVHLSVQEFLAALYAFLSFISNNTNVLEQKTTGVLLDIKRSTMSDFLKNAVDKALQSKNGHLDLFLRFLLGLSLESNQTLLRGLLTQTGSSSHSTEDTVKYIKEKIRENPSPEKSINLFHCLNELNDHSLVQEVQTYLNRGGEYCLHGVSLSPAQWSAMVFVLLNSEEELDEFVLSKYDPSEECLLRLLPVVTASRKADLSDCSIREEGCAALCSALRSNPSSHLRELNLNWNKPGDSGVKQLSALLKDPHCTLEILDLSNCSIREEGCAAMCSALRSNPSSHLRELNLNLNEPGDSGVKQLSALLEDPHCTLETLDLSSCSIREEGCAALCSALRSNPSSHLRELNLNNNEPGDSGVKQLSALLEDPHCSLEKLHLSYCSITEEGCAALCSALRSNPSSHLRELNLNKNDPGNSGIKQLSALLEDPHCTLEKLDLSDCSITEKGCAALCSALRSKPSSHLRELNLYYNEPGDSGVKQLSALLEDPHCTLEKLDLSVCSIREEGCAALCSALRSNPSSHLRELNLNYNEPGDSGVKQLSALLEDPHCTLEKLHLSNCSIREEGCAALCSALRSNPLSHLRELNLNYNEPGDSGVKQLSALLEDPHCPLEKLHICPLQWRR, from the exons ATGGGGAATTCCAGTCCAGTCCAGACCAACATCACAGCTCAGACAGGAGGGAACATCTGTGCTCCTCAGATCCAAAGGAGTCAGTTTCAGGGACCAGTGACAATGAACTTTACAAATGGAG TTCAGGAAAAGTCCAGTTCCAGCACCATCCCAGTTCAGACTGGAGGATCTTCAAGGACTCCTGCACTCAGTAAAG GTATTTTGTATGAAAAATCAAGACTCCAAAAATGCAAACTGAAGAAAAAATACAATGAAATTAATGAAGGAATCTCAGATCATGGAAGCTCAACCTTTCTGAATGAGATATtcacagagctctacatcacagagggagggagtggagatatcaataatgaacatgaggtaagacagattgagacagcatccaggagaccagcaacacaggagacacccatcaaatgtaatgacctCTTTAAGGACAAACACATCAGAACagtgctgactaaaggagttgctggaattgggaaaacagtctctgtgcagaagttcattctggactgggctgaaggaagagccaatcaggatgtcctcttcatatttccacttccttttagggagctgaatttgatgaaaGAGAAAAAGTTCAGTCTGATGGATCTGATTCATGATGTTTTcccagaaacaaaacaaataaaattaatCGACTGTGATGCttacaaaataattttcatCTTTGATGGTCTAGATGAGTATCGGCTTCCTCTAGATTTTCACAACAATGAGAGCTTGTGGGATGTAACAAAGTcgacctcagtggatgtgctgctgacaaacctcatcaaggggaatctgcttccctctgctctcctctggataacctctcgaccagcagcagccaatcagatccctcctgagtgtgttgaccaggtaacagaggtacgagggttcagtgaccctcagaaagaggagtacttcaggaagagagtcaGTGATCAGATCCTGGCCAATAAAATCATCTCTcacatgaagtcatcaagaagcctctacatcatgtgccacattccagtcttctgttggattgcagccactgttctagagagaatgttgggtgaagcagagagtggagagatccccaagactctgactcagatgttcacacacttcctgatcttTCACATCAAATACAAGAACAGGAGGTACCATGGCACAACTGACCCTGATCCTCACCAGACTAGAAAGAGTGTTctggcactgggaaaactggctttccaacagctAGAAAAgggcaacctgatcttctatgaggaagacctgagagagtgtGGCATTGATGGCAAAGAAGTGTCAATATACTCAGGAGTGTGTACACAGATCTTCAGAAAGGAGTTTGTACTGCTCCTGgggaaggtgttcagctttgtgcatctgagtgttcaggagtttctggctgctttatatgcatttctctccttcatctccaacaacacaaatgtACTGGAACAGAAAACCACTGGAGTCCTACTTGACATTAAAAGATCAACAATGTCTGACTTCCTTAAGAAtgcagtggacaaggccttacagagtaagaatggacacctggaccttttcctccgcttccttctgggtctttcactggagtccaatcagactctcttacgaggtctactgacacagacaggaagcagctctcacagcacagaggatacagtcaagtacatcaaggagaagatcagggagaatccctctccagagaaatccatcaatctgttccactgtctgaatgaactgaatgatcattctctaGTGCAGGAAGTCCAAACATACCTGAACAGAGGAGGTGAATATTGTCTCCATGGAGtcagtctctctcctgctcagtggtcagctatggtgtttgtgttgctgaactcAGAAGAGGAGCTGGATGAATTTGTCCTGAGTAAATATGACCCATCAGAGGAATGTCTACTGAGACTGCTGCCAGTGGTCACAGCATCCAGAAAAGCTGA tctgtctgactgcagtattagagaggaaggctgtgctgctctgtgttcagctctgaggtcaaacccctcatcacacctgagagagctgaatctgaactggaataaaccaggagactcaggagtgaagcagctctctgctctactgaaggatccacactgtacactggagatactaga tctgtctaactgcagtattagagaggaaggctgtgctgctatGTGTTcggctctgaggtcaaacccctcatcacacctgagagagctgaatctgaacctcaatgaaccaggagactcaggagtgaagcagctctctgctctactggaggatccacactgtacactggagacactaga tctgtctagctgcagtattagagaggaaggctgtgctgctctgtgttcagctctgaggtcaaacccctcatcacacctgagagagctgaatctgaacaacaatgaaccaggagactcaggagtgaagcagctctctgctctactggaggatccacactgttcactggagaaactaca TCTGTCttactgcagtattacagaggaaggctgtgctgctctgtgttcagctctgaggtcaaacccctcatcacacctgagagagctgaatctgaacaaaAATGATCCAGGAAACTCAGGAAttaagcagctctctgctctactggaggatccacactgtacactggagaaactaga tctgtctgactgcagtattacagagaaaggctgtgctgctctgtgttcagctctgaggtcaaaacCCTCATCAcatctgagagagctgaatctgtactacaatgaaccaggagactcaggagtgaagcagctctctgctctactggaggatccacactgtacactggagaaactaga tctgtctgtctgcagtattagagaggaaggctgtgctgctctgtgttcagctctgaggtcaaacccctcatcacacctgagagagctgaatctgaactacaatgaaccaggagactcaggagtgaagcagctctctgctctactggaggatccacactgtacactggagaaactaca tctgtctaactgcagtattagagaggaaggctgtgctgctctgtgttcagctctgaggtcaaaccccttaTCAcatctgagagagctgaatctgaactacaatgaaccaggagactcaggagtgaagcagctctctgctctactggaggatccacactgtccactggagaaactaca
- the LOC143474711 gene encoding NACHT, LRR and PYD domains-containing protein 12-like isoform X5, whose protein sequence is MGNSSPVQTNITAQTGGNICAPQIQRSQFQGPVTMNFTNGVQEKSSSSTIPVQTGGSSRTPALSKGILYEKSRLQKCKLKKKYNEINEGISDHGSSTFLNEIFTELYITEGGSGDINNEHEVRQIETASRRPATQETPIKCNDLFKDKHIRTVLTKGVAGIGKTVSVQKFILDWAEGRANQDVLFIFPLPFRELNLMKEKKFSLMDLIHDVFPETKQIKLIDCDAYKIIFIFDGLDEYRLPLDFHNNESLWDVTKSTSVDVLLTNLIKGNLLPSALLWITSRPAAANQIPPECVDQVTEVRGFSDPQKEEYFRKRVSDQILANKIISHMKSSRSLYIMCHIPVFCWIAATVLERMLGEAESGEIPKTLTQMFTHFLIFHIKYKNRRYHGTTDPDPHQTRKSVLALGKLAFQQLEKGNLIFYEEDLRECGIDGKEVSIYSGVCTQIFRKEFVLLLGKVFSFVHLSVQEFLAALYAFLSFISNNTNVLEQKTTGVLLDIKRSTMSDFLKNAVDKALQSKNGHLDLFLRFLLGLSLESNQTLLRGLLTQTGSSSHSTEDTVKYIKEKIRENPSPEKSINLFHCLNELNDHSLVQEVQTYLNRGGEYCLHGVSLSPAQWSAMVFVLLNSEEELDEFVLSKYDPSEECLLRLLPVVTASRKADLSDCSIREEGCAALCSALRSNPSSHLRELNLNWNKPGDSGVKQLSALLKDPHCTLEILDLSNCSIREEGCAAMCSALRSNPSSHLRELNLNLNEPGDSGVKQLSALLEDPHCTLETLDLSYCSITEEGCAALCSALRSNPSSHLRELNLNKNDPGNSGIKQLSALLEDPHCTLEKLDLSDCSITEKGCAALCSALRSKPSSHLRELNLYYNEPGDSGVKQLSALLEDPHCTLEKLDLSVCSIREEGCAALCSALRSNPSSHLRELNLNYNEPGDSGVKQLSALLEDPHCTLEKLHLSNCSIREEGCAALCSALRSNPLSHLRELNLNYNEPGDSGVKQLSALLEDPHCPLEKLHICPLQWRR, encoded by the exons ATGGGGAATTCCAGTCCAGTCCAGACCAACATCACAGCTCAGACAGGAGGGAACATCTGTGCTCCTCAGATCCAAAGGAGTCAGTTTCAGGGACCAGTGACAATGAACTTTACAAATGGAG TTCAGGAAAAGTCCAGTTCCAGCACCATCCCAGTTCAGACTGGAGGATCTTCAAGGACTCCTGCACTCAGTAAAG GTATTTTGTATGAAAAATCAAGACTCCAAAAATGCAAACTGAAGAAAAAATACAATGAAATTAATGAAGGAATCTCAGATCATGGAAGCTCAACCTTTCTGAATGAGATATtcacagagctctacatcacagagggagggagtggagatatcaataatgaacatgaggtaagacagattgagacagcatccaggagaccagcaacacaggagacacccatcaaatgtaatgacctCTTTAAGGACAAACACATCAGAACagtgctgactaaaggagttgctggaattgggaaaacagtctctgtgcagaagttcattctggactgggctgaaggaagagccaatcaggatgtcctcttcatatttccacttccttttagggagctgaatttgatgaaaGAGAAAAAGTTCAGTCTGATGGATCTGATTCATGATGTTTTcccagaaacaaaacaaataaaattaatCGACTGTGATGCttacaaaataattttcatCTTTGATGGTCTAGATGAGTATCGGCTTCCTCTAGATTTTCACAACAATGAGAGCTTGTGGGATGTAACAAAGTcgacctcagtggatgtgctgctgacaaacctcatcaaggggaatctgcttccctctgctctcctctggataacctctcgaccagcagcagccaatcagatccctcctgagtgtgttgaccaggtaacagaggtacgagggttcagtgaccctcagaaagaggagtacttcaggaagagagtcaGTGATCAGATCCTGGCCAATAAAATCATCTCTcacatgaagtcatcaagaagcctctacatcatgtgccacattccagtcttctgttggattgcagccactgttctagagagaatgttgggtgaagcagagagtggagagatccccaagactctgactcagatgttcacacacttcctgatcttTCACATCAAATACAAGAACAGGAGGTACCATGGCACAACTGACCCTGATCCTCACCAGACTAGAAAGAGTGTTctggcactgggaaaactggctttccaacagctAGAAAAgggcaacctgatcttctatgaggaagacctgagagagtgtGGCATTGATGGCAAAGAAGTGTCAATATACTCAGGAGTGTGTACACAGATCTTCAGAAAGGAGTTTGTACTGCTCCTGgggaaggtgttcagctttgtgcatctgagtgttcaggagtttctggctgctttatatgcatttctctccttcatctccaacaacacaaatgtACTGGAACAGAAAACCACTGGAGTCCTACTTGACATTAAAAGATCAACAATGTCTGACTTCCTTAAGAAtgcagtggacaaggccttacagagtaagaatggacacctggaccttttcctccgcttccttctgggtctttcactggagtccaatcagactctcttacgaggtctactgacacagacaggaagcagctctcacagcacagaggatacagtcaagtacatcaaggagaagatcagggagaatccctctccagagaaatccatcaatctgttccactgtctgaatgaactgaatgatcattctctaGTGCAGGAAGTCCAAACATACCTGAACAGAGGAGGTGAATATTGTCTCCATGGAGtcagtctctctcctgctcagtggtcagctatggtgtttgtgttgctgaactcAGAAGAGGAGCTGGATGAATTTGTCCTGAGTAAATATGACCCATCAGAGGAATGTCTACTGAGACTGCTGCCAGTGGTCACAGCATCCAGAAAAGCTGA tctgtctgactgcagtattagagaggaaggctgtgctgctctgtgttcagctctgaggtcaaacccctcatcacacctgagagagctgaatctgaactggaataaaccaggagactcaggagtgaagcagctctctgctctactgaaggatccacactgtacactggagatactaga tctgtctaactgcagtattagagaggaaggctgtgctgctatGTGTTcggctctgaggtcaaacccctcatcacacctgagagagctgaatctgaacctcaatgaaccaggagactcaggagtgaagcagctctctgctctactggaggatccacactgtacactggagacactaga TCTGTCttactgcagtattacagaggaaggctgtgctgctctgtgttcagctctgaggtcaaacccctcatcacacctgagagagctgaatctgaacaaaAATGATCCAGGAAACTCAGGAAttaagcagctctctgctctactggaggatccacactgtacactggagaaactaga tctgtctgactgcagtattacagagaaaggctgtgctgctctgtgttcagctctgaggtcaaaacCCTCATCAcatctgagagagctgaatctgtactacaatgaaccaggagactcaggagtgaagcagctctctgctctactggaggatccacactgtacactggagaaactaga tctgtctgtctgcagtattagagaggaaggctgtgctgctctgtgttcagctctgaggtcaaacccctcatcacacctgagagagctgaatctgaactacaatgaaccaggagactcaggagtgaagcagctctctgctctactggaggatccacactgtacactggagaaactaca tctgtctaactgcagtattagagaggaaggctgtgctgctctgtgttcagctctgaggtcaaaccccttaTCAcatctgagagagctgaatctgaactacaatgaaccaggagactcaggagtgaagcagctctctgctctactggaggatccacactgtccactggagaaactaca
- the LOC143474711 gene encoding NACHT, LRR and PYD domains-containing protein 12-like isoform X4 has product MGNSSPVQTNITAQTGGNICAPQIQRSQFQGPVTMNFTNGVQEKSSSSTIPVQTGGSSRTPALSKGILYEKSRLQKCKLKKKYNEINEGISDHGSSTFLNEIFTELYITEGGSGDINNEHEVRQIETASRRPATQETPIKCNDLFKDKHIRTVLTKGVAGIGKTVSVQKFILDWAEGRANQDVLFIFPLPFRELNLMKEKKFSLMDLIHDVFPETKQIKLIDCDAYKIIFIFDGLDEYRLPLDFHNNESLWDVTKSTSVDVLLTNLIKGNLLPSALLWITSRPAAANQIPPECVDQVTEVRGFSDPQKEEYFRKRVSDQILANKIISHMKSSRSLYIMCHIPVFCWIAATVLERMLGEAESGEIPKTLTQMFTHFLIFHIKYKNRRYHGTTDPDPHQTRKSVLALGKLAFQQLEKGNLIFYEEDLRECGIDGKEVSIYSGVCTQIFRKEFVLLLGKVFSFVHLSVQEFLAALYAFLSFISNNTNVLEQKTTGVLLDIKRSTMSDFLKNAVDKALQSKNGHLDLFLRFLLGLSLESNQTLLRGLLTQTGSSSHSTEDTVKYIKEKIRENPSPEKSINLFHCLNELNDHSLVQEVQTYLNRGGEYCLHGVSLSPAQWSAMVFVLLNSEEELDEFVLSKYDPSEECLLRLLPVVTASRKADLSDCSIREEGCAALCSALRSNPSSHLRELNLNWNKPGDSGVKQLSALLKDPHCTLEILDLSNCSIREEGCAAMCSALRSNPSSHLRELNLNLNEPGDSGVKQLSALLEDPHCTLETLDLSSCSIREEGCAALCSALRSNPSSHLRELNLNNNEPGDSGVKQLSALLEDPHCSLEKLHLSDCSITEKGCAALCSALRSKPSSHLRELNLYYNEPGDSGVKQLSALLEDPHCTLEKLDLSVCSIREEGCAALCSALRSNPSSHLRELNLNYNEPGDSGVKQLSALLEDPHCTLEKLHLSNCSIREEGCAALCSALRSNPLSHLRELNLNYNEPGDSGVKQLSALLEDPHCPLEKLHICPLQWRR; this is encoded by the exons ATGGGGAATTCCAGTCCAGTCCAGACCAACATCACAGCTCAGACAGGAGGGAACATCTGTGCTCCTCAGATCCAAAGGAGTCAGTTTCAGGGACCAGTGACAATGAACTTTACAAATGGAG TTCAGGAAAAGTCCAGTTCCAGCACCATCCCAGTTCAGACTGGAGGATCTTCAAGGACTCCTGCACTCAGTAAAG GTATTTTGTATGAAAAATCAAGACTCCAAAAATGCAAACTGAAGAAAAAATACAATGAAATTAATGAAGGAATCTCAGATCATGGAAGCTCAACCTTTCTGAATGAGATATtcacagagctctacatcacagagggagggagtggagatatcaataatgaacatgaggtaagacagattgagacagcatccaggagaccagcaacacaggagacacccatcaaatgtaatgacctCTTTAAGGACAAACACATCAGAACagtgctgactaaaggagttgctggaattgggaaaacagtctctgtgcagaagttcattctggactgggctgaaggaagagccaatcaggatgtcctcttcatatttccacttccttttagggagctgaatttgatgaaaGAGAAAAAGTTCAGTCTGATGGATCTGATTCATGATGTTTTcccagaaacaaaacaaataaaattaatCGACTGTGATGCttacaaaataattttcatCTTTGATGGTCTAGATGAGTATCGGCTTCCTCTAGATTTTCACAACAATGAGAGCTTGTGGGATGTAACAAAGTcgacctcagtggatgtgctgctgacaaacctcatcaaggggaatctgcttccctctgctctcctctggataacctctcgaccagcagcagccaatcagatccctcctgagtgtgttgaccaggtaacagaggtacgagggttcagtgaccctcagaaagaggagtacttcaggaagagagtcaGTGATCAGATCCTGGCCAATAAAATCATCTCTcacatgaagtcatcaagaagcctctacatcatgtgccacattccagtcttctgttggattgcagccactgttctagagagaatgttgggtgaagcagagagtggagagatccccaagactctgactcagatgttcacacacttcctgatcttTCACATCAAATACAAGAACAGGAGGTACCATGGCACAACTGACCCTGATCCTCACCAGACTAGAAAGAGTGTTctggcactgggaaaactggctttccaacagctAGAAAAgggcaacctgatcttctatgaggaagacctgagagagtgtGGCATTGATGGCAAAGAAGTGTCAATATACTCAGGAGTGTGTACACAGATCTTCAGAAAGGAGTTTGTACTGCTCCTGgggaaggtgttcagctttgtgcatctgagtgttcaggagtttctggctgctttatatgcatttctctccttcatctccaacaacacaaatgtACTGGAACAGAAAACCACTGGAGTCCTACTTGACATTAAAAGATCAACAATGTCTGACTTCCTTAAGAAtgcagtggacaaggccttacagagtaagaatggacacctggaccttttcctccgcttccttctgggtctttcactggagtccaatcagactctcttacgaggtctactgacacagacaggaagcagctctcacagcacagaggatacagtcaagtacatcaaggagaagatcagggagaatccctctccagagaaatccatcaatctgttccactgtctgaatgaactgaatgatcattctctaGTGCAGGAAGTCCAAACATACCTGAACAGAGGAGGTGAATATTGTCTCCATGGAGtcagtctctctcctgctcagtggtcagctatggtgtttgtgttgctgaactcAGAAGAGGAGCTGGATGAATTTGTCCTGAGTAAATATGACCCATCAGAGGAATGTCTACTGAGACTGCTGCCAGTGGTCACAGCATCCAGAAAAGCTGA tctgtctgactgcagtattagagaggaaggctgtgctgctctgtgttcagctctgaggtcaaacccctcatcacacctgagagagctgaatctgaactggaataaaccaggagactcaggagtgaagcagctctctgctctactgaaggatccacactgtacactggagatactaga tctgtctaactgcagtattagagaggaaggctgtgctgctatGTGTTcggctctgaggtcaaacccctcatcacacctgagagagctgaatctgaacctcaatgaaccaggagactcaggagtgaagcagctctctgctctactggaggatccacactgtacactggagacactaga tctgtctagctgcagtattagagaggaaggctgtgctgctctgtgttcagctctgaggtcaaacccctcatcacacctgagagagctgaatctgaacaacaatgaaccaggagactcaggagtgaagcagctctctgctctactggaggatccacactgttcactggagaaactaca tctgtctgactgcagtattacagagaaaggctgtgctgctctgtgttcagctctgaggtcaaaacCCTCATCAcatctgagagagctgaatctgtactacaatgaaccaggagactcaggagtgaagcagctctctgctctactggaggatccacactgtacactggagaaactaga tctgtctgtctgcagtattagagaggaaggctgtgctgctctgtgttcagctctgaggtcaaacccctcatcacacctgagagagctgaatctgaactacaatgaaccaggagactcaggagtgaagcagctctctgctctactggaggatccacactgtacactggagaaactaca tctgtctaactgcagtattagagaggaaggctgtgctgctctgtgttcagctctgaggtcaaaccccttaTCAcatctgagagagctgaatctgaactacaatgaaccaggagactcaggagtgaagcagctctctgctctactggaggatccacactgtccactggagaaactaca